The sequence GGAGTCGGGGAGGTTGGGGACGGCCGACGACCGGCGTGTCTCCACGAGCGTGGGCAGCGTCTCGGCCGCCCGGATCTCCGCCACGATGCCCTGCCACAGGTGATCGGGCGGGTCGGGTAGGTCGTGCAGGTCCTGCCCCTCGGCCCCCAGGTCGGCGACGCGCCGAAGGTTCTCCAACTCGGTTCGGCAGTGCCCGCAGCCCTCGAGGTAGGCGCGCTCTCCGTTGTCCGGCTCGCTCTCACCGAGCGCCAGAAAGACCAGCCGGTCGTGGTCCATGTGTTGCACCGTCCACCTCCCATCTGCGTTTCAGGCACTGCATGCCGCGCCGGATGTGACTCTTCACCGTGCCGAGTGGCACGCCGGTCATGGTCGCTATCTGATGGTGGGTCAGGTCGTCGAAGAACGCCAACTCCAGCATGCGTCGTTGCTCGCCGGGGAGACGCGCCAGCTCGTCGGCCACCACCAGTCGATCGACCACAGTGTCTGGGTCCGAGCGACTCGGGGTGGGGTCAGGAAGCTGACGAACCGTCTCGACCACCCGGTGCTCCCGGGCGGTAGCCCGCATTCGATCGATCACCTTTCGCCGACCGATGCCGAGCAGCCAGCCGATCAGCGACCCCTTCGTCGGGTCGAAGGTGTCCCGCCCCAGCCATGCGGCTACGAACGTCGCCTGCGTCACATCCTCGGCATCGCTGCGGTTCGACAGCGTGCTCACGGCCAGGTGCAGCACCGCTCGACCAAACCGGTCGTACGCCTCTCGCAGCGCCGCCTCATCGCCGGAGCGGAAGCGGGCAGCCAGATCGTCCTCCGGTGGGCCCGGGGGCTCCTGGACGTCCGCCGCCGTCAACGGACGGCTCGCCTTCTGTGGGGCATGCCTGACTGTAACCCCCACAGCCCTCGCCTCACTCCCCTAGTCCTGTCGTTCGTAGGGCTCTTCGTCTGCGGAGGCCCGCGCGGATGCGGTGGCGACGAAAAAAACAAAGTTCCCTCCGGCCGCATCCAGCTCGTGTGGAGCGGACGTAACCCGTTTCGTAAGCCGAGCCTGACCAATCAGCACCAATCACCAGGAGGCAGACATGCAGCTCTCATACTTTCGCCGGGTCGCCGCGGGCGGCGCGGTCGCCGCGCTGACGTTCGTCGGAGTCGGCGCACTCACCGCGACCCCGGCTTACGCGGCGACGGCCGATGTCTCGGTGGTCCACGGCATCCCGGACACCCCGGTTGACGTGTACGTCAATGGGGAGAAGACGCTGGACAACTTCGCTCCCGGTGAGGTAGCGGGCCCGCTGGAACTGAAGGAGGGCGCGTACGACATCGCCCTGACCAAGCCGGGTGAGCCGGTGGACAGCGCGATCCTCACGGTCGATGACGCCCAGGTTCCGGGCGGAGCCAACATCAGCATCGCCGCCCACCTGGACGCCAGCGGCCAGCCGAAGATCACGCCGTTCGTCAACGACACGTCGAAGGTGGAGGCCGGCAAGTCCCGGCTGATCGTCCGGCACACCGCCGCCGCTCCGGCGGTGGACGTACGGGCCGGCGGCACTCCGGTCTTCACGGAGCTGACGAACCCGAACGAGGCCAAGGCGGATGTGGACGCGGGCAGCGTCAGCGCTGACGTCGTGCTCGCCGGCACCGAGACCGTCGCGATCGGCCCGGCGGACCTGGACCTGAGCGAGGGCACCGCGACGATCGTCTACGCGATCGGCTCGGCCGACGCGAGCAACCTCGAGGTCGTGGCGCAGACGATCACCGGCCTGCACTCGGCTCCGGCGGGGGTCCCCAGCGGCAACGGCGGCCAGGCCGACACGGGCACGAGCACCTGGCTGTACCTGCTGGCCGGCACCGGTGCCCTCCTGCTGGTCGGCGGGGGTGCTCGGGTCGCGATCGCCCGGAGGACCAGCCGGTGACGGTGCGCAACCGCGGGGCGCTGGCGGCGGTGGCCGCCGGCGCCGCCGCCCTCGCCGTCGCCGCGCTGGTCGCCTACACCTTCCGGCCCGCGGCGGACGTCGGCGCGGATGAGGTGGCTGCCCTCGCCAGTACCTCTCCCTCCACTGCTGGCAGCCGATCGCAGGTGCCGGTGAACACGGGTGACCTGCCGACCGGCACGGAGGTTGTTCCGCCGGTCGGCCTGCGGATTCCGACGATCGGAGTGACCGCCACCGTGAACGCCGTCGGCATCAACCCACAGACCAGTGAGTTCGAAGTGCCGCCGAGCGTCGACCAGGTCGGCTGGTACCGCTACGGCCCGGGGCTGGAGGCGCCGGCGGGCTCCGTGGTGATCGCCGGTCACGTCGACAGCTCCACTCAGGGCGAAGGCGCGTTCTTCCGGCTCAAGGAGTTGGACCAGGGCGACACGCTGACGGTGACCGGCAGCGACGGCCAGGAACGCGACTACCGCGTGATCGCCCGGGAGGAGTACCAGAAGACCACAATTCCGCTGGACCGGTACTTCGCCCGTGACGGCGACCAACGCCTGACCCTCATAACCTGCGGCGGGCCATTCGACGCCGATGCCCGCCGGTATCGCGACAACCTCGTGGTCACCGCGGTACCGGCATAACCAGCCGACGCCATTTGTTGGCACGCCGCTCTGATCAGCACCATCGTCGTCGCGACAACTCCACTCGAAGGGTAGGCCGTGAGCGAACTCCGGATCCGAGCGGCTCGTGAGGTCACAGTACGGGTGAGGCTCGGACGAATTACTGAAGTTGCCACAGCGGACCGAGCCAAGTAGACCAGCAACGCGGCGATCGTCGACGGGCGACGAAGACCGACTGGCCGGCACCCGGATCGCCCGAGTAGGTCATGGCGCGCAGGGCGTCATCGAGTAGCACTACCGTCCGCGACAGGGGACATCGCCAAGCCGGCGATGTCCCCTGTCGCGTGCGATGCCCCTTCCCTCGTCACGTGGAGCCACGCTAGGTGCGCAGGTAGCCGTCAGCGGGGCGGTGGATAGGCCCCATGATTTCCCGGACACGCATGCACAACGAGGGACGCCCTGTTCGTGATATCGACGCAGGCGTTACGGGAGCCGTACCAGGCGCCGCAAGCCAGGTAGCAGACCAGCAGCGAGCAGGGCCTTGAGAAGGTCGCCCAGCAGGAACGGAACGAGGCCCAGCAGGAGCGCGGTCGGCACGTCCATCCCGACAGCAACCATCAGCCAGGGAACACCAACCGCATAGATCACCACGTTCCCGAACACCATCAGCCCGAACATGCGCCATGGCCGCCGGTCCGCCCCGGCCGAGGCCAGCCGGCCGACAACCGCCGCGGCCACCACAAAGCCCAGCAGGTAACCCGCGGTCACCGACGGCCAACCGTGCGTGCCGTCGGCAAACCACGGCACCCCCAACACCCCCGCCACCACGTACAACAGCATGCTCGCCACCCCGCGGGCCGACCCGAGCGCCGTCCCGGCCAGAAGCACCGCGAAGGTCTGCCCGGTGACGGGGACCGGAGACCCGGGAATCGTCACCGACACCTGCGCGGCGGCACCGACGAGAGCGGCCCCACCGACGACCAGGGCGACCTCCCGCGCCAGGGACCCACCCCACGCATCGGCCAGCACCCCGATCCGCTGGCCGGAGGTCATCACCAATCCGTCTGCCATCTCATCCTCCTGTTGTCGCCACCGACGCCGGTGGCATCGCTACAGACCACGGGACTACTCCCGCCCACCGGATCGGGCCTGGTCAGCCGGCCACGGGCGCAAAGAGCCACATCGGAGCGTACGGGCAACCGGGCTCCGCACACAGGTGGCGGGATCGACCAGTGGCACGACCGTGGCGGTACTCCCGGAATCCGGTGGGGCAGCTGCCGCTCGAGGGGGCCGCAGCTGCGCCGCGGCGGGTCAGCCCACCGACTCGGCGACCTATCAGCCCGTCATGCGACGCATCCAGGCTGTTCGCTCATGCATGGGACAGTAGGCGCCAAAAAACACACCCGACCCGGGCCATCCGACCCGCGCGACCCCGCCCCCAACGGGTAGCACCACGCCGAAATACGGGTGCGCCGACGCGTCCGGTTCGATATCGATATCGCCATGCCCGAACTGAGCCTGCCCACCGTACGGGTACACCAATCGTTCGTCGCCGCCATGGCCGAGTTCCGCGCCGAGGGACGCGGCAGCGCGGATGATCAGAGCATGATCGGGTCTGAGCTGCGCACGTTCACGCGCCGCTGGTCGACTCCCGCCGGATTCGCCACGTACGTCGACTGGGTACGGAACCAGACTCTCGAGGATTCACCGCGCCCGGACGGGCACGTGCCGTCGACGACGCTGTGGTGGATCCAGGACGACACCTACCTCGGTCGCCTCGCGATTCGACATCGCCTGACCCCGTACCTGCGGGAGGTCGCCGGTCACATCGGCTACGACGTGCGCCCAACCGGCCGGCACCAGGGCCACGCCACCGCGATGCTGGCTGCCGCACTACCCGTGGCGTACCACCTGGACATCAGGTCTGCCCTGGTGACGTGCGACGTGGACAACGTCGCATCCCGAAAGGTGATCGAGCGCAACGGCGGAGTCTTCGCGGACCAACGCAACGGGAAGCTTCGGTTTTGGGTCCCGACCGCGTGACCAAGCCGTAGGCCACGCGTCAGCGGCATCCGAGTCAGACTCCGCTGTGCCTCTCCCAGTGCCGAGCCGGACCGCGATGCGGCGCTACCGGGCTGTTGTCGGGCATCAACTCACCGGTGTCGTCGAAGACGATCACGCCGTTGCAGCGCAGGCTCCAGCCCTGCTCCGGATGGGAGGCGATGATGCGCGCCGCCTCGTGGTCGACCGCGCTCGCGGCGGGACACGTCGGCTGGTGGGTGCACGTGGTGTTGGCGTTGGGCCGAGATCGGGGGGCGAGGTCGACGGTGTGCATGCCGGTTCTTCCTCTCAGCTGGACGAGTCAGCCGCGCTGGCGCTCGGAGCCGGTGAGGAGTAGCCACGGGGCTGAACGCCGAGAATGGGGCCGGCACCGCAGAGGCCCGACGCCAGGTGGCGACTCCTACCGATTCCCTACGTCATCGCTGAAAACATGAGGCGCCCCGCCTCCTGGTTGATACAGGCACGACAGAATACTGACGCACAGATTGATCGATCATCAAAAATAGGATACGTGAGCGGCGCGGATTCTGCCCGCTGATCACGAGCTGGGAATCAGTCCCAGGCTTCGCCCATCGCGGCGAGTTCACCCGCGTACTCGATCTGATCACGCCAGGACTCGGGCCACACGGCCATTCCGAAGGCGGCACCGAGGAATGCGCCGGTCAGACAGGCGATGGAGTCGGAGTCCCCGGAGGTGGTAGCGGCGCGGGCCAGGGCGGATACCGGATCGTCGGCATGCCGAATCGCGCAGAAGAGTGCCGTGGCCAGGGCCTCTTCGGCGATCCAACCGGCACCGGTGAGCCGGCAGGCGTCCGCGCCGTCGTCGGCGGAGGTGAGCGCGAGATCGAGCCGATCGAGTACGTGCCGGCACTCGTCCCAACCTCGGGCAAGGTAGTCGGCGGGGTGAGCGACGCCGGCCTGCTGCCACAGCACACCCAACCACTCGTCGCGGTAGACGGTGCGCTGGTCGTGGGCCCGGGCTTGCAGCAACGCGGGCAGGGCTGGCAGCTCCGCACCGTCGCGAAGCAGCCGTACGGCGTATGCCGTCAGCTCACTGGCCGCGAGCGCGGTGGGATGCCCATGGGTCATCGCGGCCTGCAACTGCGCCACCCCGGCGAGGGTGTCCAGGTCGTAGTCGGCGACGAGTCCGACCGGCGCGACCCGCATGTTCGCGCCACAGCCCTTGGACTCGATCACCGTGGCGTGGATCCACGGCTTGCCGAGGGCAAGGTCCCCGCAGGCACGCAGGCAGGTCATTCCGGGTGCGCGGTTGTTGTCGGGACTCGCCGCCCACTGCACGAACCGCTCCCGAAGCAGCGGCTCCAGCACCTTGGCTGTCGGCATGGGCGCACTCACCAGCGCCATCCCGACCGCCAGGGTCAGCTGGGTGTCGTCGGTAACCGGTGCGGGGTCGCCCGCCAACTCGCGCGGGCCGCCGGGCCCGTAGCGGGCACGGATGTCCGGGACCGACATGAACTCGGTCGGTCCGCCCAACGCGTCACCATAGGCCAGCCCGAACAGACACCCGGACGCTGCGGTCGGCACCATCAGCTCTCGCATATCGGGTGGATGGTAGCCCAACGGATGACACTGCGGGGTTGCCAGATTGACGATAATGGGCCGGTACGCGAGCAAGGAGAGATCATGAACGACTGGAACGACAGAATCATCAAAGAGTTCCGCGACAACGGCGGGCAGGTCGGCGGCCAGTTCGCAGGCGCGCCACTCCTCCTGTTGCACACCGTGGGTGCCAAGAGCGGCCAGCCTCGCTTGAACCCGATGATGTACCAGAAGGTGGACAACGGCTACGCCGTGTTCGCCTCCAAGGCCGGTGCCCCCAGCCACCCCGACTGGTACCACAACCTGCGCACCCACCCGCGCGTCAAGGCGGAGATCGGCACGGACACGATCGACCTGGTGGCCAGAGTCGCCGCCGGTGACGAGCGGGAGCGGATCTGGACCGCGCAGAAGACCGCCTATCCGGGCTTCGCGGAATACGAAGCCAAGACCACCCGCGAAATCCCCGTCGTCGTACTGGAAGCTGCGCCGTAGACCGCGCCAGAAAGATTCCTTTGCTCCACGCACGGACGACCGATAGGTTGCTGCCCATGGGCAGCATCCTCTCGGTCAACCTGGCGGTCCCGGAACACAGCACCGCGAAGCGAGTCGGGGTCACCGGCATCAACAAGCAGCCAGTGGACAGGCCTGTGCCGGTCCGTGCTCCCGGACCGAAAACCACCGGTCTCCACAGTGGCCTGGTAGGCGACCAGATCTTCGACATCGAGAACCACGGCGGTGACGACCAGGCCGTGTACGCGTACGCCCGCGAGGACTACGACTGGTGGGAAGCCCGACTTGACCGCGTGCTTCCGGGCGGGATCTTCGGCGAGAACCTGACCACGGTTGGCGTTGATGTCAACGGCGCGGTCATCGGCGAGACCTGGCGCATCGGCGACAGTCTGGAACTTCAGCCGACGTTTGGTCGTGTTCCGTGCGCCACTTTCCAGGCCAAGATGGCCGAGCCGCAGTGGGTGAAGACGTTCACCCGGGAAAACCGGCCTGGCACCTATCTGCGCGTCGTCAAGCCGGGAGAGGTGCAAGCCGGAGATTCCGTTTCTGTCGTCGACCGGCCGGCCCACGGCATAACAATCGCGGCGGTCTTCCACGCCTACCTGAACGAGCCGGAGCTACTGCCCGCCCTGACCGAGGTCGAGGACCTACCCGACAGCTTACGACAGCTACTGCGTCGTCGTTCGCGCAGCTGAGGCAGCCGGCCCGACGCCGAACCCCCACCTTCCACGGTTACCAGGTACGCGACCGGACCACAATGTCTGGCGCGAAGCCAACGTCAACGACGTCATCGATCTGTTTCTCAGTTACCTCGACTTCTACCAGCGGCCGAACACTCGCCCGGCGGCGGTGGGATTCCTGCGTGCCCGACAGGCACGCCAGGAGTCCATCCTCTACGTCGCACGGGCCGAGGAGGGCCCGATTGGGTTCAGTCAGGTGTACCCCACATTCTCGTCCGTCTCGTTGGCTTCGGTGTGGACCCTCAACGACCTCTTTGTCGCGCCCCAGGCGCGCGGTTCAGGAGTAGGGCGCGCACTGGTCGACCGGGTCATCTCGGATGCGGAGGCTGCCGGCGTGATCCGGGTAGCGCTCGCCACCGCGGAAGACAACACGTCGGCGCAGGCCCTGTACGAATCCGCGGGATTCACCACCGGGCACCCGGTGCGCCACTACCTCAAGCGGACATGTTGAGTGGGCGACGCGGTCGTTCGCGCCGGCTCGCATAGCTACAGCGACACGTCTCGAATGACATCGAGATCGATGAAGCGAGGGCCATCGGTGCACAGCGGCAGGAAAGCCGCGTGGGTAGCGTTGGTCACGGCCAACTCGGAGTTCACCACCCCGTCGTCGTACGAGTCGAATTCGAGAATCTCCATGCCCCCTCAGTCATCCCTTGCGATTGCGCTACTGCCCATAACCGCTCGCCCAACACCTCCACACCCGTCAACAAGTACAGAAGGGATGAATCAGTACCGGCGAGCACAGGAGTGGACCAACCGAAGGACTAGCCCGTTTTCACCCTGCCACCATCAGCCCAGACTTCCGACGCCGCTCGGTCCGCCGGCACCTTCACGCTCACCCCACCACCTAACGGCCTCAATCCGGTAGCGCACGTGAGGCGCACCAGCCCTGTTCTGGCCGGGCTCGGCCAGGACCCCGCCGAGCTTCTCCACCGCGCGCCGAGAACGAAGATTCGCCGGACCGACAAGAAAAATGACGGTATCGACGAACCGAAAAGCGTGATCCAGCATGAGCCGCTTGAGCTCCTTGTTGTAAACCCCACCCCAGTGGGAACGCGCGAGAAAGGTCCAACCAATTTCGACCTCGCGACGATCCAGGCTATAGCCGTGATATCGAGATGATCCGATCAGACGGAGGTCCTTGGTGTCGACCACTGCCAACGCGCCTCCGGAGGCGAGAGCATCCAGGAAGAAGGCACGAAAAATATCCTTTTGGTGCCGGTCTGGCTGCGGATGCTGTTCCCACAACAGCGGGTCAGCGGCGACAGCGAACAGCTCATCGAAATCCGCCGGCCGCAGTGGCCGTACGGCAATCAGGTCGCTGGTCAGGACGGGCTGGAGTTCAAACGACACTACGAGGGCTCCGATCATAGGCGGGACAACCCGTGGCTCATTCATCCACTCAGCGAGGCAAGCAGCCGGGGGAGATCAGCGAGGCTCGGGATCCGGTGCACACCCACCGGCACCGGCACTGTGGATCGTGCGCGATCCAGCCAGATTCCGACCAGTCCCGCGTCGCGAGCGGCCACTGCGTCCGTGTCCAACTGGTCACCCACGTAGGCGACCGCTTCCGGCGGCAACCCGAGGGATCCGCAGCCGGCCAGGAACGCCGAGGGATCCGGCTTCGCCCGGGCAAGTCGGTCCGAACACAGCAGCACCTCGAAGTGGTGCCGCAATCCCAGGGCGGTCAGTCTGCGCTCCTGATGCGTGGTGCTGGAGTTGGACAGGATCCCGTGCCGGTGCGGCAGCGCCGCAAGGGCCGCCGTGACGTCCGGGAACGCCGTCCACGCGTGCTCGAACAGCGCGGTGTAGCGCCGGAGCCACGCGTCCGCCTCCACGTCGTCCGGCGTCCGCCCCAGGAACCCACTGACCCGCTGTCGCTGACACTCCTCGTACGTAAGCTCCCCAGCAGCCAACCGACCGTAGGCAGCCTCGGTGGCCCGCTGCCAACGCTCGAACGACGTCGCTGAGGCGGATAGACCCTCCGCCTGGAAGTGCTGCGACAACGCCCGCCGGTCCGAGCCAGAGAAGTCGAAGAGGGTGTCGTCGACGTCCCACAACACCGCCTCGATCACAGCTCCGAGCCTAGTTCCCTCCGCAACCGGCCGGATCGGGTCACATCGCCGCCGTACCGGAGAAGGAGCGTGATGCCGCAGCCAAAATCCGGGGGCCGCCGTCGGGACACGCCGACTTGTTCGCCGCCCACACCCCGCACGAGTCGACCAGGGCAGTAGGTTGGGCTCCGGTACGCCGGGCGCCGGTCGACGGGATAGCGAGGACAACGCCGTACATGAGCGCATCATGCTGATCCGAATTCTCCTCGCCGTCGCCGGTCTGCTGCTGCTCACCGTGGCTGCCGACCACCTCGTGCTCGGCGCGTCGCGGCTCGCCCACCGGTTGCGGATCAGACCCGTCGTCGTCGGCGTCGTGGTGATCGGTCTCGGCACCTCGGCACCGGAGCTGCTG comes from Salinispora tropica CNB-440 and encodes:
- a CDS encoding RNA polymerase sigma factor; this encodes MTAADVQEPPGPPEDDLAARFRSGDEAALREAYDRFGRAVLHLAVSTLSNRSDAEDVTQATFVAAWLGRDTFDPTKGSLIGWLLGIGRRKVIDRMRATAREHRVVETVRQLPDPTPSRSDPDTVVDRLVVADELARLPGEQRRMLELAFFDDLTHHQIATMTGVPLGTVKSHIRRGMQCLKRRWEVDGATHGPRPAGLSGAR
- a CDS encoding DUF4397 domain-containing protein produces the protein MQLSYFRRVAAGGAVAALTFVGVGALTATPAYAATADVSVVHGIPDTPVDVYVNGEKTLDNFAPGEVAGPLELKEGAYDIALTKPGEPVDSAILTVDDAQVPGGANISIAAHLDASGQPKITPFVNDTSKVEAGKSRLIVRHTAAAPAVDVRAGGTPVFTELTNPNEAKADVDAGSVSADVVLAGTETVAIGPADLDLSEGTATIVYAIGSADASNLEVVAQTITGLHSAPAGVPSGNGGQADTGTSTWLYLLAGTGALLLVGGGARVAIARRTSR
- a CDS encoding class F sortase — protein: MTVRNRGALAAVAAGAAALAVAALVAYTFRPAADVGADEVAALASTSPSTAGSRSQVPVNTGDLPTGTEVVPPVGLRIPTIGVTATVNAVGINPQTSEFEVPPSVDQVGWYRYGPGLEAPAGSVVIAGHVDSSTQGEGAFFRLKELDQGDTLTVTGSDGQERDYRVIAREEYQKTTIPLDRYFARDGDQRLTLITCGGPFDADARRYRDNLVVTAVPA
- a CDS encoding biotin transporter BioY gives rise to the protein MADGLVMTSGQRIGVLADAWGGSLAREVALVVGGAALVGAAAQVSVTIPGSPVPVTGQTFAVLLAGTALGSARGVASMLLYVVAGVLGVPWFADGTHGWPSVTAGYLLGFVVAAAVVGRLASAGADRRPWRMFGLMVFGNVVIYAVGVPWLMVAVGMDVPTALLLGLVPFLLGDLLKALLAAGLLPGLRRLVRLP
- a CDS encoding GNAT family N-acetyltransferase; translated protein: MPELSLPTVRVHQSFVAAMAEFRAEGRGSADDQSMIGSELRTFTRRWSTPAGFATYVDWVRNQTLEDSPRPDGHVPSTTLWWIQDDTYLGRLAIRHRLTPYLREVAGHIGYDVRPTGRHQGHATAMLAAALPVAYHLDIRSALVTCDVDNVASRKVIERNGGVFADQRNGKLRFWVPTA
- a CDS encoding DUF5999 family protein; translation: MHTVDLAPRSRPNANTTCTHQPTCPAASAVDHEAARIIASHPEQGWSLRCNGVIVFDDTGELMPDNSPVAPHRGPARHWERHSGV
- a CDS encoding ADP-ribosylglycohydrolase family protein, whose translation is MRELMVPTAASGCLFGLAYGDALGGPTEFMSVPDIRARYGPGGPRELAGDPAPVTDDTQLTLAVGMALVSAPMPTAKVLEPLLRERFVQWAASPDNNRAPGMTCLRACGDLALGKPWIHATVIESKGCGANMRVAPVGLVADYDLDTLAGVAQLQAAMTHGHPTALAASELTAYAVRLLRDGAELPALPALLQARAHDQRTVYRDEWLGVLWQQAGVAHPADYLARGWDECRHVLDRLDLALTSADDGADACRLTGAGWIAEEALATALFCAIRHADDPVSALARAATTSGDSDSIACLTGAFLGAAFGMAVWPESWRDQIEYAGELAAMGEAWD
- a CDS encoding nitroreductase family deazaflavin-dependent oxidoreductase, producing the protein MNDWNDRIIKEFRDNGGQVGGQFAGAPLLLLHTVGAKSGQPRLNPMMYQKVDNGYAVFASKAGAPSHPDWYHNLRTHPRVKAEIGTDTIDLVARVAAGDERERIWTAQKTAYPGFAEYEAKTTREIPVVVLEAAP
- a CDS encoding MOSC domain-containing protein, whose amino-acid sequence is MGSILSVNLAVPEHSTAKRVGVTGINKQPVDRPVPVRAPGPKTTGLHSGLVGDQIFDIENHGGDDQAVYAYAREDYDWWEARLDRVLPGGIFGENLTTVGVDVNGAVIGETWRIGDSLELQPTFGRVPCATFQAKMAEPQWVKTFTRENRPGTYLRVVKPGEVQAGDSVSVVDRPAHGITIAAVFHAYLNEPELLPALTEVEDLPDSLRQLLRRRSRS
- a CDS encoding GNAT family N-acetyltransferase; the encoded protein is MDLFLSYLDFYQRPNTRPAAVGFLRARQARQESILYVARAEEGPIGFSQVYPTFSSVSLASVWTLNDLFVAPQARGSGVGRALVDRVISDAEAAGVIRVALATAEDNTSAQALYESAGFTTGHPVRHYLKRTC
- a CDS encoding GNAT family N-acetyltransferase, whose amino-acid sequence is MSFELQPVLTSDLIAVRPLRPADFDELFAVAADPLLWEQHPQPDRHQKDIFRAFFLDALASGGALAVVDTKDLRLIGSSRYHGYSLDRREVEIGWTFLARSHWGGVYNKELKRLMLDHAFRFVDTVIFLVGPANLRSRRAVEKLGGVLAEPGQNRAGAPHVRYRIEAVRWWGEREGAGGPSGVGSLG
- a CDS encoding HAD family hydrolase; this translates as MIEAVLWDVDDTLFDFSGSDRRALSQHFQAEGLSASATSFERWQRATEAAYGRLAAGELTYEECQRQRVSGFLGRTPDDVEADAWLRRYTALFEHAWTAFPDVTAALAALPHRHGILSNSSTTHQERRLTALGLRHHFEVLLCSDRLARAKPDPSAFLAGCGSLGLPPEAVAYVGDQLDTDAVAARDAGLVGIWLDRARSTVPVPVGVHRIPSLADLPRLLASLSG